One part of the Rutidosis leptorrhynchoides isolate AG116_Rl617_1_P2 chromosome 1, CSIRO_AGI_Rlap_v1, whole genome shotgun sequence genome encodes these proteins:
- the LOC139890353 gene encoding uncharacterized protein codes for MCPMRFVLVFFSAILAAYIAWTSVRTSSDTEDNLLDDNSSDNKRQTNFIKMAQNGFWGFVDMASGKYLWRNLNQIKQDGKVKSY; via the exons ATGTGTCCCATGAGATTTGTATTAGTTTTTTTCTCAGCGATTTTAGCCGCTTACATCGCATGGACGTCGGTTCGGACTTCTTCTGATACAGAAGACAATCTTTTGGACGACAATTCATCGGATAACAAACGACAAACTAATTTCATCAAG ATGGCACAAAATGGATTTTGGGGATTTGTTGACATGGCTAGCGGAAAGTATTTATGGAGGAACTTAAACCAGATCAAGCAAGATGGAAAAGTGAAGAGTTATTAG
- the LOC139866322 gene encoding uncharacterized protein, whose protein sequence is MQSRLFPVPTTVDGTGNTSSHRRSSNRNLIFLIATAQSFNRRRISVTCSVFNNQPNHYNILGVSADASTSEIKKAYRLLARKYHPDVNKESQAGEVFKGVRLAYEVLSNNSARDQYDRSLQYKPSNGPPWRTYDINFEDEIKVHRWSDLRQKVGYQKYYESRDSKEKYYPYDDEMDDEFEVESVSNERGSFLEILKSTFVSIFLLKTIGAKLSLTYTSLMAMLDPELDGGYKVGYVVAWLLGGRSGIVLTLCLSFASWVCGKTSSNVVALVVVSMWVGSNLARFAPLPQGALLTLIYMSIKLQADLN, encoded by the exons GTCGTAGCTCAAATCGGAATCTCATTTTTTTAATCGCTACTGCTCAATCGTTCAATCGCCGGCGAATCAGCGTTACATGCTCCGTTTTCAATAACCAACCGAATCATTACAACATTTTAGGTGTATCAGCAGATGCTTCTACATCAGAAATTAAAAAAGCATATCGTTTACTCGCTCGAAAG TATCATCCGGATGTTAACAAGGAGTCGCAAGCTGGTGAGGTGTTTAAAGGCGTTCGTCTTGCATACGAG GTTCTGTCTAACAATTCGGCAAGAGACCAGTACGATAGATCTCTCCAATATAAGCCAAGTAATGGTCCACCATGGAGGACATATGACATTAACTTCGAAGATGAAATAAAGGTACACAGGTGGTCTGATTTAAGACAAAAAGTGGGCTACCAGAAATACTACGAATCGCGTGATTCCAAAGAGAAATACTATCCTTATGATgatgaaatggatgatgaattcgAAGTCGAAAGTGTCAGCAACGAAAGAGGCTCGTTTCTTGAGATTTTGAAATCCACATTCGTCTCTATATTTTTGCTGAAAACTATAGGGGCAAAACTGTCTTTAACTTATACCAGTTTAATGGCTATGCTTGACCCAGAGTTAGACGGTGGGTATAAGGTGGGTTATGTGGTTGCATGGTTATTGGGCGGCAGAAGTGGAATTGTGCTAACTTTATGTCTCTCGTTTGCGAGTTGGGTTTGCGGGAAAACAAGTAGCAATGTTGTGGCGTTGGTGGTTGTGTCCATGTGGGTTGGGTCAAATCTTGCAAGGTTCGCTCCACTTCCACAAGGAGCCCTTCTTACTCTTATCTATATGTCTATCAAGCTCCAAGCTGATCTAAACTGA